A stretch of the Vagococcus xieshaowenii genome encodes the following:
- the murC gene encoding UDP-N-acetylmuramate--L-alanine ligase, producing MNISEEKIYHFVGIKGSGMSALALILHEKGYNVQGSDIEEYVFTQRELEKNKVLILPFDANNIKENMVVIAGNAFPDTHEEIVAANEQGIEVIRYHKFIGEFIKHFTSIAVTGSHGKTTTSGLLSHVFSGIKPTSYLIGDGTGHGVKGAQYFAFEACEYRRHFLAYQPDYAIITNVDFDHPDYYQSIDDVFDAFQTFAKEVQKGIVAFGEDEQLKKLEANVPVYYYGTSDHNDFKAINIERTTTGSSFEVAYKGDIIGKFEVPSFGIHNVYNALSVIALGHLEGLDDKEVAKELLTFNGVKRRFTEKKVSDMIIVDDYAHHPAEIQATIDGARQKYPEKEIIAVFQPHTFTRTVALIDEFATSLDLADKVYLCDIFGSARETQGEVKIEDLGAKISKGGSVIKEQNVSPLLDHEDAVIIFMGAGDVQKFEIAYEKLLTSSSRNNM from the coding sequence ATGAATATTAGTGAAGAAAAGATTTATCATTTTGTAGGGATTAAAGGATCAGGTATGAGTGCCCTTGCCTTAATTTTGCATGAAAAAGGCTATAACGTGCAAGGATCTGATATAGAAGAATATGTGTTTACACAACGTGAATTAGAAAAGAATAAGGTGTTAATTTTACCATTTGACGCTAATAATATTAAAGAAAATATGGTCGTAATAGCAGGTAATGCTTTCCCAGATACACACGAAGAAATAGTAGCTGCTAACGAACAAGGGATTGAAGTCATTCGTTACCATAAATTCATTGGTGAATTCATTAAACATTTCACTAGTATTGCAGTAACAGGCTCACATGGAAAAACAACCACGTCAGGCTTATTGTCACACGTTTTTAGTGGGATTAAACCAACAAGCTACTTAATTGGTGACGGAACAGGTCACGGAGTTAAAGGGGCGCAATACTTTGCTTTTGAAGCCTGTGAATATCGTAGACATTTCTTAGCATATCAACCAGATTATGCCATCATTACCAATGTTGATTTTGACCATCCAGATTATTATCAAAGTATTGATGATGTCTTTGATGCCTTCCAAACATTTGCAAAAGAAGTACAAAAAGGAATCGTTGCATTTGGTGAAGACGAACAGTTAAAAAAATTAGAAGCTAATGTCCCTGTTTATTACTATGGAACAAGCGATCATAATGATTTTAAAGCAATAAATATTGAACGAACAACAACAGGTTCTTCGTTTGAAGTAGCCTATAAAGGCGACATCATTGGTAAATTTGAAGTGCCATCTTTTGGTATTCATAATGTATATAATGCATTGTCAGTTATTGCGCTTGGTCATTTAGAAGGGTTAGATGATAAAGAAGTTGCAAAAGAATTGCTAACATTTAATGGTGTAAAGCGTCGCTTCACTGAGAAAAAAGTGAGTGATATGATTATTGTTGACGATTATGCCCATCATCCAGCAGAAATTCAAGCAACGATTGATGGCGCGCGTCAAAAATATCCAGAAAAAGAAATTATTGCTGTATTCCAACCGCATACATTCACACGTACGGTTGCTCTAATTGATGAGTTTGCGACGTCATTAGATTTAGCTGATAAAGTTTATTTATGTGATATTTTCGGATCAGCTCGTGAAACGCAAGGCGAAGTAAAAATTGAAGACTTAGGCGCGAAAATTTCTAAAGGTGGTTCGGTTATTAAAGAACAAAACGTGTCACCGTTATTAGATCATGAAGATGCAGTAATTATTTTTATGGGTGCTGGAGATGTACAAAAATTTGAAATCGCCTATGAAAAATTATTAACAAGTTCAAGTAGAAATAATATGTAA
- a CDS encoding Bax inhibitor-1/YccA family protein, with amino-acid sequence MNNHLETNQVTSTRGSLAEFYTRVYAILAIGVMVSSVTAYAVSTIFYEQMASFLTNVPYGFGVLWIIEIALVLFLGFKSFTKPVMATGGFILYSLINGITLSYTMMYYGIETMGQAFLAASATFAAMAIFGSRTKQDLSPLGRAAYIALIGIIISAIINFFVGSSAFDFFITSLTILVFAGLTAYDHQMIKVYYHNAQQNQQSLAGVAVFCALQLYMDFINLLIAFARIFGKD; translated from the coding sequence TTGAACAATCATTTAGAAACAAATCAAGTAACGTCAACTAGAGGAAGCTTAGCGGAATTTTATACACGCGTGTATGCGATTTTAGCAATCGGAGTCATGGTAAGTAGTGTGACAGCTTATGCAGTCTCAACTATTTTTTACGAACAAATGGCTAGTTTCTTAACAAATGTGCCATATGGTTTTGGTGTTTTGTGGATTATTGAAATTGCCTTAGTGTTGTTTTTAGGTTTTAAATCATTTACTAAACCTGTCATGGCAACTGGTGGATTTATCCTTTATTCATTAATTAACGGGATTACCTTAAGTTATACGATGATGTATTACGGTATCGAAACAATGGGACAAGCATTCTTAGCTGCTTCTGCTACATTTGCTGCAATGGCAATTTTTGGAAGTCGTACAAAGCAAGATTTATCACCTTTAGGACGTGCCGCTTACATTGCGTTAATTGGGATTATTATCTCAGCGATTATTAACTTCTTTGTTGGTAGTTCAGCATTTGATTTCTTTATTACTTCTTTAACCATTTTAGTCTTTGCTGGTTTAACAGCGTATGATCATCAAATGATCAAAGTTTACTATCATAATGCTCAACAAAATCAACAAAGTTTAGCAGGAGTCGCAGTCTTTTGTGCGTTACAATTGTACATGGACTTTATCAATTTATTAATTGCCTTTGCAAGAATTTTTGGAAAAGATTAA
- the polA gene encoding DNA polymerase I, with the protein MPNKNKLLLVDGNSVAFRAFFALYQSLSRFKNSSGLHTNAIYAFHNMMGNIMDKEQPTHVLVAFDAGKTTFRHETFEEYKAGRSKTPSEFKEQMPYIREMCLALGIQYYELENYEADDIIGTLAKHVSKEEFDVVVLSGDKDLTQLADDHIRVEVTVKGVSELESYTPEHIREKYGLEPMQIVDMKGLAGDSSDNLPGVTGIGEKTAITLLKEYGSVEGVYDHIDEMKKSKRKENLINDKENALMSKELATINIEAPITITVDDLKYEGKDTEKLVALYKEMDFKTFLSKLDTGDYHDVSDELEEIIYEVVTEPTADMFEPGMSVYLEMLEDNYHLADIIGVTWGNEGKRYVAIGDEILSHEAMITWLEDDTLTKATYDAKAHIVALNRYGIQVKGVTFDSLLAAYLLDTNDKSEDLAEVAYHYDYKAIETDEKIYGKGAKRGVPEDEILTDHLARKVATLNYLAPVLKAHLAEKNQEKLFYDMELPLSFVLAKMEIQGIRVNAQTLMTMQQEFAVILTEIESRIYEMAGEEFNINSPKQLGVILFEKMQLPVIKKTKTGYSTAVDVLEQLKDQAPIVEEILHYRQIAKIQSTYVEGLLKVINPNDNKIHTRYVQTLTQTGRLSSVDPNLQNIPIRLEEGRKIRQAFIPREEGWEIFSSDYSQIELRVLADISQDEHLRQAFIEDQDIHTSTAMRVFDIANPDDVDGNIRRQAKAVNFGVVYGISDYGLSQNLGITRKEAKDFIDTYFEKYPGVKTYMKEIVREAKEQGYVETLWHRRRYLPDINSRNFNVRSFAERTAINTPIQGSAADILKLAMIEIDQRLEKEQLQATMLLQVHDELVFEAPSEEIPALEALVKDVMENIGTFSVPLKADSSFGPTWYEAK; encoded by the coding sequence ATGCCTAATAAAAATAAATTACTTTTAGTAGACGGTAACAGCGTGGCGTTTCGCGCGTTTTTTGCCTTGTATCAATCGCTAAGTCGCTTCAAAAATAGTAGCGGTTTACATACAAATGCTATCTATGCTTTCCATAATATGATGGGAAATATTATGGACAAAGAGCAACCAACGCATGTATTAGTCGCGTTTGATGCAGGGAAAACAACGTTCCGTCATGAGACATTTGAAGAATATAAAGCTGGACGTTCAAAAACACCAAGCGAATTTAAAGAACAAATGCCGTATATTCGTGAGATGTGTTTAGCCTTAGGGATCCAATATTATGAGTTAGAGAATTACGAAGCCGATGATATTATCGGTACATTGGCTAAGCATGTGAGTAAAGAAGAATTTGATGTTGTCGTGCTATCAGGTGATAAAGATTTAACACAGTTAGCTGATGATCACATTCGCGTTGAGGTAACAGTTAAAGGAGTAAGTGAACTAGAATCTTATACGCCAGAACACATTCGTGAAAAATATGGCTTAGAACCTATGCAAATTGTTGATATGAAAGGCTTAGCTGGAGATAGTTCAGATAATTTGCCTGGTGTGACGGGAATTGGCGAAAAAACAGCGATTACTTTATTGAAAGAATACGGTAGCGTTGAAGGGGTTTATGACCACATTGATGAAATGAAAAAAAGTAAGAGAAAAGAAAACCTTATTAATGACAAAGAAAACGCCTTGATGAGTAAAGAACTAGCGACGATTAATATTGAAGCACCGATTACTATTACAGTGGATGACCTTAAATATGAAGGTAAAGACACAGAAAAGTTAGTTGCGCTGTACAAAGAAATGGATTTCAAAACGTTTTTATCTAAATTAGATACTGGCGATTATCATGATGTCAGTGATGAATTAGAAGAAATTATTTATGAAGTGGTAACAGAACCGACAGCTGATATGTTTGAACCAGGTATGAGCGTTTATCTAGAAATGTTGGAAGATAATTATCATTTAGCAGATATAATTGGGGTAACCTGGGGAAATGAAGGGAAACGCTACGTAGCGATTGGAGATGAAATATTAAGCCATGAAGCGATGATTACCTGGTTAGAAGATGACACATTAACAAAAGCCACTTACGATGCAAAAGCTCATATTGTAGCGTTAAATCGCTATGGCATTCAAGTTAAAGGTGTGACGTTTGATAGCTTACTAGCTGCCTATTTATTAGATACAAACGATAAGAGTGAAGATTTAGCAGAGGTTGCTTATCACTATGATTATAAAGCAATTGAAACCGATGAAAAAATTTACGGTAAAGGTGCTAAACGTGGCGTACCTGAAGACGAAATCTTGACGGACCATTTAGCACGTAAAGTCGCAACGCTGAATTATTTAGCACCAGTATTAAAAGCCCACCTAGCTGAAAAAAATCAAGAAAAGTTATTTTATGATATGGAATTACCATTATCATTTGTCTTGGCAAAAATGGAAATACAAGGAATTCGTGTCAATGCGCAAACATTGATGACCATGCAACAAGAGTTTGCTGTTATTTTAACCGAAATTGAGTCGCGCATTTATGAGATGGCAGGTGAAGAATTTAATATTAATTCTCCTAAGCAATTAGGGGTGATTTTGTTTGAAAAAATGCAATTGCCAGTTATAAAGAAAACAAAAACAGGCTATTCAACGGCTGTAGATGTGCTAGAGCAGTTAAAGGACCAAGCGCCGATTGTCGAAGAAATTTTACACTACCGACAAATCGCAAAAATTCAATCAACTTATGTTGAAGGATTACTAAAAGTGATCAATCCAAATGATAATAAAATTCATACACGTTATGTACAGACGTTAACCCAAACTGGACGATTAAGTTCGGTAGATCCTAATTTACAAAATATTCCAATTCGTTTAGAAGAAGGTCGTAAAATCCGTCAGGCGTTCATTCCTAGAGAAGAAGGTTGGGAAATTTTCTCATCAGATTATTCTCAAATTGAATTACGCGTTTTAGCTGATATTTCGCAAGATGAACATTTAAGACAAGCATTTATAGAAGACCAAGATATTCATACGAGTACCGCAATGAGGGTGTTTGATATTGCTAATCCTGACGACGTCGATGGGAATATTCGTCGACAAGCAAAAGCTGTCAATTTTGGTGTTGTGTATGGGATTAGTGACTACGGATTATCTCAAAATTTAGGGATTACTAGAAAAGAAGCAAAAGACTTTATTGATACGTACTTTGAAAAGTATCCGGGTGTCAAAACATACATGAAAGAAATTGTTCGTGAAGCTAAAGAGCAAGGCTATGTTGAAACGCTATGGCATCGTCGTCGTTACTTGCCTGATATTAATTCACGTAACTTTAACGTTCGTTCATTTGCAGAGCGCACAGCTATCAACACGCCTATTCAAGGGAGTGCTGCCGATATTTTAAAATTAGCTATGATTGAAATTGATCAGCGTTTAGAAAAAGAGCAGTTACAAGCCACAATGCTATTACAAGTGCACGATGAACTTGTCTTTGAAGCACCAAGTGAAGAGATACCGGCACTTGAAGCGTTAGTAAAAGATGTTATGGAAAATATTGGAACATTTAGTGTGCCGTTAAAAGCAGACAGTAGCTTTGGTCCAACCTGGTACGAAGCTAAATAA
- the mutM gene encoding DNA-formamidopyrimidine glycosylase — protein MPELPEVEAVRTGLELLVIGKQVEEVVVLWPSIIESPEVDVFKSELVGQTIEEMRRRGKFLIFKWTNYDMISHLRMEGKYEVHQQTDAIDKHTHVIFKFTDGTELRYLDVRKFGRMTLLPKDTALNYKGITKLGPEPTPETFTLEPFKTSLKKYHKAIKPLLLDQKLVTGLGNIYVDEALFEAQIHPEQPADSLTTKEVTRLYQSIIDVLARAVEAGGTTIRSYKNALGEAGKFQVSLNAYGLTGEPCKRCGTPIVKTKVAQRGTHFCPNCQKIHR, from the coding sequence ATGCCAGAATTACCAGAAGTAGAAGCCGTTAGAACAGGATTAGAATTACTTGTTATTGGTAAACAAGTAGAAGAAGTGGTCGTATTATGGCCAAGTATTATTGAATCACCAGAAGTGGATGTTTTTAAAAGTGAACTAGTTGGTCAGACGATTGAAGAGATGAGACGCCGTGGGAAGTTTTTAATTTTTAAGTGGACGAATTATGACATGATTTCTCATCTACGAATGGAAGGGAAATATGAAGTTCATCAACAAACAGATGCCATTGATAAACATACTCATGTCATCTTTAAATTTACTGATGGCACGGAATTACGTTATTTAGATGTTCGTAAGTTTGGCAGAATGACATTACTGCCTAAAGATACCGCGCTAAATTATAAAGGAATTACTAAATTAGGGCCAGAACCAACACCTGAAACATTTACGTTAGAGCCTTTTAAGACAAGTTTAAAAAAATATCATAAAGCCATTAAGCCTCTATTATTGGATCAAAAATTAGTAACTGGATTAGGCAATATTTATGTAGATGAAGCCTTATTTGAAGCTCAGATTCACCCTGAACAGCCAGCAGATAGCTTGACGACAAAAGAAGTAACACGTTTGTATCAAAGTATTATTGATGTGTTAGCTAGAGCTGTAGAAGCAGGAGGAACGACCATTAGGAGTTATAAAAATGCGTTAGGCGAGGCAGGTAAATTTCAAGTGTCTCTCAATGCCTATGGTCTTACAGGGGAGCCTTGTAAACGTTGTGGTACACCGATTGTTAAAACCAAAGTTGCTCAAAGAGGGACACATTTTTGTCCAAATTGTCAAAAAATTCATCGTTAG
- the coaE gene encoding dephospho-CoA kinase (Dephospho-CoA kinase (CoaE) performs the final step in coenzyme A biosynthesis.): protein MTYILGLTGGIATGKSTVSQMFSQKNIPIIDADLIAREVVEPGTTGLEQVVAIFGQEMLNEEGSLNRKKLGELVFSEEQALEKLNAILGKEIRRVILERIEERRSEEHLMMVVDIPLLYENGYETLMDAVMVVYLPVDVQRERLMQRDKLNKQQANERLSSQWSIERKKERADFIIDNTGTIFETQKQVDNWLQKKYKSL, encoded by the coding sequence ATGACGTATATATTAGGACTAACAGGTGGTATTGCAACGGGTAAATCAACTGTCAGTCAAATGTTCAGCCAAAAAAATATTCCAATAATTGATGCGGATTTAATCGCTAGAGAAGTTGTTGAACCTGGGACAACAGGATTAGAACAAGTAGTGGCCATATTTGGTCAAGAGATGTTGAATGAAGAAGGCTCGTTAAATCGCAAAAAATTAGGAGAACTGGTTTTTTCAGAAGAACAGGCATTAGAAAAACTAAATGCTATTTTGGGGAAAGAAATAAGACGAGTCATTCTTGAACGAATTGAGGAACGTCGTAGCGAAGAGCACCTAATGATGGTAGTTGATATCCCGCTTCTTTATGAAAATGGCTATGAAACACTAATGGACGCGGTGATGGTGGTTTATCTTCCAGTGGACGTACAACGGGAACGCTTGATGCAGCGTGATAAGCTGAATAAGCAACAAGCAAACGAGCGTTTATCCAGTCAATGGTCAATCGAACGTAAAAAAGAACGTGCCGATTTTATAATTGATAATACAGGAACAATTTTTGAAACGCAGAAGCAAGTAGACAATTGGTTGCAAAAAAAATACAAATCCTTATAA
- the nrdR gene encoding transcriptional regulator NrdR, translating into MQCPKCQYNGSRVVDSRPSDENRAIRRRRECESCGFRFTTFERIEATPVLVIKKDGKREEFNREKILRGLIRSAEKRPVSLEQMENVVDKVENRVRSLGENEVPTSLIGEYVMEYLVDLDEIAYIRFASVYRQFKDVSVFIEEMQEMVNKGQDEGTTMETE; encoded by the coding sequence ATGCAATGTCCAAAATGTCAGTATAACGGTTCCCGCGTTGTGGATAGCCGACCATCTGATGAGAATCGTGCAATTCGAAGAAGAAGAGAGTGTGAAAGCTGTGGTTTTCGTTTTACAACTTTTGAAAGAATTGAAGCTACACCTGTATTAGTGATTAAAAAAGACGGTAAACGTGAGGAGTTTAATCGCGAAAAAATCTTACGAGGACTGATTCGTTCTGCCGAAAAACGTCCTGTTTCTCTTGAACAAATGGAAAATGTAGTAGATAAGGTAGAAAATCGTGTGCGCTCGCTAGGCGAAAATGAAGTTCCAACTAGCTTGATTGGTGAATATGTGATGGAATATTTAGTAGATTTAGATGAAATTGCATATATTCGCTTTGCGAGTGTCTATCGTCAATTTAAAGATGTGAGTGTCTTTATCGAAGAAATGCAAGAAATGGTAAATAAGGGTC